The DNA sequence AGGCACATTCCGGCGCACCAACAGGATGCCGAGGCCGAGCGCCGCCCCGAGGCCGAACGCGATGCGCCATCCGACGTCGGCGGCGAAGATCTCCTTGTCGAGCAAGGGGAACGCCAGCAGCGACCCGATCGCGGTGCCCATCCAGAACGACCCGTTGATGATGAGGTCCACGGTTCCTCGCACGCGGGCGGGGATCAGCTCGTCGATCGCGGAATTGATCGCGGCGTATTCACCACCGATCCCCGCCCCGGTGAAGAACCGGCAGACGAAGAACCACAGCGGAGTCATCGAGAACGCCGTCAGCACGGTCGCCACAAGGTAGACGCTGAGCGTGATCAGGAAGAGCTTTTTACGGCCCCAGCGGTCGGTGAGGTAGCCGAAGTAGAGGGCGCCCGTGCATGCGCCGATCACATACAGGGTCGCGGCGAGACCGACCTGGGTATCGGTCAGCTCAAGACCGCTTCCCGGCTCGGTCAGCCGGCTCCCGATCGACCCGACGATCGTCACCTCGAGCCCGTCGAGGATCCACACCGTGCCCAGGCCGACAACGACCAGCCAGTGCCACTGGGACCAGGGGAGGCGATCCAGCCGGGCGGGGATGTCGGTCCTGATGGTGGCAGTCTGGATGTCGCTGCTCACGCCTCTTCCCTCCCGGGGATGATGCCGTTACCATCCCTTCGAGAAAGACCCCCACAGCCCCACACTTGCCCGCGGTCTGCCCGGCCGCGCGCCGACGAAACACCGCACAGGTCGTTGACGGTTCCCTCCCCGGGTTGGCAGGCTTGCCATCCCGGAGGGTGGCGCCTGGGCATTTGTGGGAATAGGTGCCAGGGCGTCCTACTTGGGACTTTTAAGAGCGCGCGTCGGCTCGCCGAGCCGGGGCCACGAGCTGCTGAGATGCCCGTGCCCTGATCCGCCGGCCGCCTGACGCGTTCACCCTCCGGCCCGCCGGTCGTGCCCCACAACCGGCACACCGACGGGTGGGCTGCCCGCCGAGCCTCTCGGTGAGCCCGCCGCCCAGGAGGCCGGCAACGCCCATATCTAAACGCCCATATCTACCCGTGTCCCGGTTCCGGTTTCGCCCTGCGATGAGGAAAACACTGCATCAAACACTGCGTCCTGTGCTTCCCATGCCCGGCCGGTGGGCGGCCCGGCTCGGCCCCACGGTGCGGGCCGCGGCCCGGCCCACACCACACACACTGCGGCTCATCCGCCGCCACGCCCAACCGACTGCGGTGTTCATCACCCGGCTCACCGTGACCGCGGTGCTGGCCTACCTGGTCGCACTGTGGCTGCCCGGCAGCCCCCGCCCCCTGCTGGCCCCGCTCACCGCCCTGCTGGTCGTACAGTTCACCCTCTACCAGACCCTGCGCCACGCCACCCAACGGGTCGCCAGCGTGGTAGCGGGCGTGCTGGTCGCCGTCGCGTTCTCCGCTCACGTCGGGTTCACCTGGTGGAGTCTGGGGGTGACCATCGCCGCCGCGCTCACCCTCGGGCACCTGCTCCGCCTAGGCGACCACATCCTGGAAGTCCCCATCAGCGCGATGCTCGTCCTCTCCCTCGACGGGCACGCCGCCACCGGGCGTGTGGTCGAAACCCTCCTCGGCGCCGCCGTCGGCCTGCTCGCCGGCCTGGTGGCCTCCCCCGTCCACGTCCAACCCGCCGGCGAGGCGGTACAAGACCTGGCCCGCCAGATGGCCGCCCTACTGGACCGGATAGCCGATGAACTGACCACCCCCCAAGTGCCCCTGCACACCACCACCGACTGGCTCATCCAGGCCCGCCGACTCGGCCAAGAAATCCGCCGCGTCGACCGCGCACTCACCCAAGCCGAAGAAAGCCTCCGACTCAACCCCCGCGGCCTGCGCCTGCCCCACGCCAGCCTCGCGCTCCGCAGCGGCCTGGACACCCTCGAACGCGCCGCCGGCATCATCCGCGTCCTCATCCGCTCGTTCACCGACCGCGCCGCTCAACTCGGGGAGAACGAACCGATGTACCCTCCGCAAGCCGGCGAACACCTCACCCGCGCCTTGCGGGAACTCGCCGCGGCCGTACGCGCCTACGGCAAGGTGGTCCCCGCAGAACTCGGACAAGAACCAGAACCCGCCGACCGTGAACTAGAACACCACCTCACCGCCGCCCGCCAGGCCCGCGAACGACTCACCGACCTGCTGCGCTCCGACCCCGCGATCCCCCCAACAGACTGGCTGCTGCACTGCGAAGTCCTCGTCCACCTCAACCAACTCCTCGACGAACTGTGCCTGCAACGGCGCACCCAAACACGCCAGCACTACCACCGCCGCCGACACCCCACCACCCCGATCCGCCTCACCCACAAACTCCGCCGCCCACGACCCCCACACCGACCAACCCCCCACCCCGCCCACAGCGGCACCCACTAACCCCACCCCAAGACCCCCAACACACAACCCGATCCAGCCCAACACACGACCGGGCCTCCCCACGCGCCATCCCCGATCAACGGCAACCACCCTCCCCAACCCAGTAAAACGGTCAAATAGTCTGATACACATATAGAAGATCACATATCCCAACACACCACTTAAACTCCACTAGACATCCCCACACGGACACGGATCACCCCCGGCAAAGGCGCTGGGCGGCGTGCTGGACCGCGCGGCGTAATCCAGACGTGATCTAGACGAGTCACTGCCGTGTCGTTACGCTCCTGGAGAGAACAGTTGGGGGACCTGAGGGGTTGCCATGAACGCTGATACGCGCTTGATTCCGGTGATGCGGTTCTGCGGCCAGTGCAGCTGCGGCTGTCCTGAGCTGTTCCTCGACCCCGACGCCCCCGAGGAGCGGCGGGTCGTCATCACCGACGACTTCGGTCAGCGCATCCAGATGAGCCTGGACCAGCTGCGCGACATTCTCGAGCAGGCCAAGAGCGGCGCCTTGGAGGAAGCCCTCCTGGCCACGCGCTGAGCCCGGCGTCCGCCCCGTCACGCGGTCGCGTGGCGGGGCCTGCTGATCGCTTCATTACCCGACACGCGAAGAGCACAGGGTGGCCGGCATCGACTGGAACAGGTCGATGTCCCCCGCTGAACCAGACGGGGACCGGCCTCACCTGTGCTCTTGCCATTTGCGCCATTTATCTCTGTGGAACTGTCCCTGGAACCGTGCTGCTCGTGGTCTGCAGATCTGGTGGCTGGTCCGCGAGTCACCTCGCAGGCCTGTCGGCAGACAACGGGGTCGTGGGCGACTCGCCCTCCGCCTTCCGGGTCCTGCGCTTGTCCGGCGTTGTCGTCCCGGGTTGACCACCGGGAGCATGGCACGTACCTACCGCTGATCACCCTCCGTGGTGGCGTGTCTGATCGTGCGGACGGAGCAGCCCGGATCACGGCCTGTTCCTGCTGTCCACCTTCTCGTGCTCGTCCGAGCCGCTGGGAACATCAGCGCCACCACGCGGTACGCCGTCGGCAACGACGTGTGGCGGCGCTGACGGGCTCCGGGATCGAAGCGCTGGCGGTGGACCAGGGTGTCCGTCTCCTCGGCAGTTCCAACTCCTTCGCGGAGCGCCTGGAGTCGCTGCCCGGCCCGACGGCCTGAGAAGCCCCACAGTGATCAGGAGCATCGTGCCACGAACGCACCGACGCCCCGTGACCACCCGGCCCCGTCACCTGGGCCGCCTGAGGGATCGGAGACATCCAAGCTCAGGAGGCCACGCAACGCTTGATCGCTATAAACTTCACCCCATTGAATCAAACTTACATAAGGTTCATACCGGGACGAAACTACACTAACTACATGCCGTTGCCGTCGGAGGAGATCGCGCGCGATCAGGGTGAACGGGTGCGCCGGTTCCTGTTGCCCGTCGTTCCGGCCGGCTCCGCCACCGTCCGCGTGTCGGACACGCCCGTCTCGTGCCCACGGGCGTCGTCCCTGACCGCACCAGTGGCGGCTCCAGGACCGGGCATGCCCCGGCGAGCCGCCGTGGCCGGCGTTCACCGGCCACGCGACGGTGGGGTGAACTCACCACGCGCCCGCTTGCGGTCGCCCACGCGGCCTAGATCCGGTCAGTTCCGTCACCCGACACCCACGACCTGTGCGGG is a window from the Carbonactinospora thermoautotrophica genome containing:
- a CDS encoding FUSC family protein, whose translation is MPGRWAARLGPTVRAAARPTPHTLRLIRRHAQPTAVFITRLTVTAVLAYLVALWLPGSPRPLLAPLTALLVVQFTLYQTLRHATQRVASVVAGVLVAVAFSAHVGFTWWSLGVTIAAALTLGHLLRLGDHILEVPISAMLVLSLDGHAATGRVVETLLGAAVGLLAGLVASPVHVQPAGEAVQDLARQMAALLDRIADELTTPQVPLHTTTDWLIQARRLGQEIRRVDRALTQAEESLRLNPRGLRLPHASLALRSGLDTLERAAGIIRVLIRSFTDRAAQLGENEPMYPPQAGEHLTRALRELAAAVRAYGKVVPAELGQEPEPADRELEHHLTAARQARERLTDLLRSDPAIPPTDWLLHCEVLVHLNQLLDELCLQRRTQTRQHYHRRRHPTTPIRLTHKLRRPRPPHRPTPHPAHSGTH